The Comamonas testosteroni genome contains the following window.
CAGCATCGCGCGGGTGTGATCGGCCTCGCCGGCGCTGATGCCGCCACTGGTCAGCACCACATCGGCCAGGGTGGCTGCTTCGCGCAGGCGGTCTTCCAGTGCGGCCGGTTCATCGGGCACGGCCCCCAGGTCCAGCACATGGGCGCCCAGTCGGCGCAGCAGCGCCTGCAGGCTGAAGCGGTTGCTGTCGTAGATGGCTCCATCGCGCGGCTCGGCGCCTGGGGTCAGCAGCTCGTCGCCGGTGGAGAAGTAAGCCACGCTGAGTCGGCGCCGCACGCTGACCTGGCCCAGTCCCAGACTGGCCAGCAGACCCAGGGCGGCTGGTGTGAGGCGCTGGCCGGCCTGCAGCGCCACGGAGCCTTGCTCCAGGTCTTCGCCGCGCAGGCGACGATTGGCGCCTGCACGCAGGGCACTGCCGTCAAACTGAATGCACTTCTCGTCAGAGCTGGCCTGCTCATGGGCGACTACGGTATCCGCACCCACCGGCATGACCGCACCCGTCATGATCTTCACGCATTCGCCCGCGCCAAGCCGGCCTTGCCAAGGTCTTCCTGCCAGAGCCGTCCCCACCACACGCAGCATCAGCGGCTGGCCGGACCACGCCTGCTCCAGTTCGCTGCCGGCAAAGGCATAGCCGTCCATGGCACTGTTGTCATGGGGCGGTACGTTGACGGGGCAGATCACATCGGCTGCCAGCACACGATCCAGGGCATCGGGCAGGGCGACGGTTTCCACCTCGGCGACCGCACCCAGCGGCTGCAGCAAGGCTTGCAGCTGTTGCAGCACCTGGTCAGTGGTCAGCGTCTGGGCGCTGGTGGAAGCGGCGGGTTGAAAAGTCGCAGTCATAACAGCAAAAAAATAAGAAACCTCATGACAAGATGCGGCCATGGGGCTGCGTGGCACTTTACGCTTGTGGCAGGTGGTGCCGGTGACTCAGGATTGGCGTTCGGGGGCGGTTTGCTCCAGATCAAGCAACTGGGCCAGCGTGTTGGCGTTGCTGAAGGCCTGCTCGTCCCCGGGGCGGTCAAATACGGCCTGGGCGCTGCGATGCTGGCCGGTCCAGGCGTCTATCTTGCGGCCGCCGCCGGTGATGAAGCGCTCAAGGCTGGAGGCGAGCCCTGCCCGCAGCAGGCAGAACACAGGCTGGACGCGCAGTTGCGGCGGCTGCCCTGGCTGGGCATGCTCGGTATCCCAGCCGTGAGCGATGACGATATCGGCATCGCCACGCGACGCCAGCATTCGCGCAGCCAGATCGAGGGGCAGCAGCGGCGTATCACAGGGCACGCACAGCAGCCATGGCGTGCGGCAATGCGCGAGGCCGGCCATGAAGCCCGCCAACGGGCCGGGGTAGTCGGGCAGGCTGTCGGCGCAGACCTCGGCAGCCAGTGGCTGACCCAGCTCGGCGTAAGCGGCTGTATTGCGATTGGCATTGATGAGCAAGGGGCCGACCTGCGGAGCCAGGCGCTGCAATGCATGCAGTGCCAGTGGCAAGCCTTGAAAGCTTTGCAGGCCCTTGTCCACCCCGCCCATGCGCACACCGCGTCCTCCAGCCAGCACGCAACCGGTGATCTGTTCGGGGGCGATGCGTGAGTCAGCCACCGATATAGCTCATCTCGATGCGCCGACCTTGCCGCACCGGCGCCACATCGGGGGGCATTTCGCTGCGCATTTGCGAGTACCGATCATCGCGCTGCTGCCAGATGGGGGCAATGGCGGCTGCAATCTCGGCATCGCTGGCACCGGTGCGCAGCAGGCTGCGCAAGTCCCAGCCCTGGCTGGCGAACAGGCACAGATAGAGCTGGCCCTCGGTGGACAGGCGTGCACGGTTGCAGTCGCCGCAGAAGGCGTGGGTCACACTGCTGATGACGCCCACCTCGCCCAGTTGCGGATCATGTCGGCCGCTGGCATCGGCATAGCCCCAGCGCACGGCGGTCTCGCCCGGGGCGCTGGGGGCCAGCGGGATCAGCGGCAGCTCGGCGCGCAGACGGGCTATGACCTCATCCGAGGGCAGTACCTCGTCCATGCGCCAGCCGTTGGTGGCTCCCACGTCCATGTATTCGATGAATCGCAGCGTGATGCCCGTGCCGCGGAAGTAGCGGGCCATGGGCAGGATCTGGTCGTCATTGGTGCCGCGCTTGACCACCATGTTCACCTTGATGTGCGACAGGCCCGCAGTCTGTGCAGCCTCGATGCCGGCCAGCACATCGGTCACGGGGAAGTCCACATCGTTCATGTGCCGGAACACGGCATCGTCCAGTCCATCGAGGCTGACGGTCACGCGGTTCAGACCGGCGTCCTTCAGGGCGCGTGCCTTGCGCGCCAGCAGCGAGGCGTTGGTTGTCAGTGTCAGGTCCAGCGGCTGGCCATCGGGCGTGCGCAGCTCGGCCAACTGGGCAATCAGGGCTTCGATGTTCTTGCGCAGCAGCGGCTCGCCGCCGGTCAGGCGCAGCTTGCGCACGCCATGGGCGACAAAAAGCCTGGCCAGGCGCGTAATTTCCTCGAAGCTCAACAGCGAGCTGTGGGGCAGATATTGGTAGTTCTTGTCAAAAACTTCCTTGGGCATGCAGTAGTTGCAGCGGAAGTTGCAGCGGTCGGTGACGCTGATGCGAAGGTCGCGCAAAGGCCGTCCCCATTGATCCTGCAGCAACCCGGTAGGGGCTTGCAGGGGGCTGGGGACGATTGCGTTGCGGGTCGCCGCACGTTCATCGACCAAAGGGATCACACGTTCTGCCATGGGCTCGATTGTGCCGCAAGCGCGAAGTCCGGGCCGGCTGCGGGCTTGTTGTGGCTTATCAAATTTGATAGCTGTTAGCGCTTGATGGTATTGCGGATCAGTCTTTTATAGTGGTTTCCACGGGTTGCTGAGCGAGCGGCTTCCAGCCTTTGAACTCGGGGTAGAACTCGGCCACGCCGGGGCCGTTGAAGTCCCAGCCCAGGCACTGGCCCAGATGGCGTGGCGGCAGGCCCGAGCCATTGGGGCCGAACTGGTTGAGCACGGTGTGAAAAGCGGGCGTTGCCATATTGAACAGCAGCTCGCGCAGATGCGTGCAGCCCACCACCCCGCCCAGATTGTCGGCAATGGCACGGCGCCAGCCGCGGGCTATGCAGCAGCCCACCATCTTCTGCATGGACTTTGTGGCCTGGGGGCAGTGGCCCAGGGGGTGGTCGTCCATGGCGGCCTCTATGCCGTGCACCACCATGTCGGCATCGATGGTCAGGCGGATCCACATATGGTGAATCGGCTTGCCTGCCGGCACTTTGCGGCGGCCGTGCAGCTCGATGTCATAGGTTTTCTGGTCGATAAGCTCGGCTTCCACGTCCCACATGCCGTCATCGCGGGCATAGCCCCGGTATTTGACGTCGCGCATATTGATGGGGGCTGGCTTGCGGCTGGCACTGGGAGACAGGGGCATGGGGTATCCGTTGTTATGGCGGGCGACAACGACGCCATGTCGGAACTCGGCTGGGTCGCCCGCGATGATCTTGAGCCGGGTCTGGTGCATCAGACCCGGTTTCATTATCAAAGAGATAGCAGTCTTGTCCAGCACCAAGCGGACAGCGGGGCGGGACGGGGGACCCCGAGCCAGGCTGGCAGCGCTTAGCTGCTCGTGGGTATTTCCCCGGTGAGTGCGGCTGCCTTGAGTGCGGCCAGGTCGAGAACTTCCAGCTTGCCGCGGCGCAGTTGCAGCCAGCCGGCCTGCTGCAGCTCCTGCAGGATCTGGTTGGTAGTCTGGCGTGACAGGCCCAGCATGCGTGCGATCTGCTCCTGCGAGACGGCCAGCTCGCGGTGGGTGCGCATGCGGTCGGCCCATTGCTCGTGGCCCATGGCCATTTGCACCAGACGGCACATCACGCGCTGCGGTGCCGGCAGCACGGTCTGCTCCTCCAACGCGATCAGGCTGGCACGCAGCTTGTGGGTCAGCAGCAGGGCCATGTGGCGCCAGCAATGCGGGTTGGCATCCAGCCATTCGCGCAGCGGCGGTATAGGGATATGCAGCAGGGCGCAGGCGGTGTTGGCGCAGGCGTCGTGGGTGCGGGGCTCGCCATCGAAGAGGGCGATCTCGCCCAGCCAGCTCGGCGGCTCGATCAAGGTCAGCAAGGCCGTGCGGGTGTTTTCCTGAAGTGCTGCCGTGCCGGAGATGCTGAGCGAGCCCCTGGCCACCGCATACAGGCCGCAGGGGGCATCGCCGCGGCGAAACAGCCATTCGCCGGCGGCCAGCAGCCTTGGCTGGGCCAGTTGCTGCATCTGGACGGTCAATTCCGGCGGCAGTGAGCGGAACCAGCGGCCGGCCTGCACGATGGCCCAGAGATCATTGGAGTTGACATGCTCGAAGCTGCCGCGATTGCGTGCAGTGGGCACTGAGGCCAGTACAGGCCTGGGTGAGGGGTTTAGCGCTTGTGTCGGTGGCATGACAGACGGCAAGGTTGATGCTGCGCCACCATGCTCTGACAAGCGACCAGGAGATACAGCGATGAAAACCCTAATCGATCAACTGTCGAACTACGCCGACTACCACCGCGACCCGCGCAATATCGTCACGCACTACATCGGTGTGCCCATGATCATGCAGGCGGTGGTGATTCTGCTGGCCAGGCTGCAATGGGGAGCGCTTGGCGGTATGCCGATCTCTCTGGCCCTTCTGGCAGCGGTTGCTGCAGCAGTGTATTACTGGCGGCTCGACGGGCGCTACGGCCTGTTCATGAGCGTGTTGCTGGCCGCCATGCTGGCGCTGGCGACTCCTGTCGCCGCGCAGCCCATGGGGAGCTGGCTGGCCTGGGGGCTGGGCCTTTTTGTGCTGGGCTGGGTGATCCAGTTCGTCGGTCACTACTGGGAAGGACGCAAGCCCGCTTTTCTTGACGATGTGATGGGTCTGCTGATAGGCCCGCTGTTTGTGGCGGCCGAGCTGGGTTTTGCTCTGGGGCTGCGCAAGGAGGTGCAGGCGGCGGTGGAGCAGCGCAGCGGTCCCGTGCGTCGCCGGCATCCGGTGAGCGCCTGAAATGCTCTCGTTCTGAGAGCTAAGTCGGCTATGTGCATATTGGTTTGAGTGAATTTTCATGGGTGTCGCGGCCGGCGGCGTCTGGCGGTAATACACAACTGCGCGTGCATCTTTCAAATATGTAATGCCTGCGTTAGGGTCATGCGCCTAAAATCGCGGGCTGACCCTCAGGTGCCGATGCTTTGTTGGCTCTGGCGGGCTTTTTGTATTACTTCTCCCAACCATCATGTCTCTGAACAATGTGACCCCCGGCTCCAAGACGCCTGAAGTCTTCAACGTCGTCATCGAAATCTCGGCCAACTCGGCTCCCGTGAAGTACGAAGTGGACAAGGAAACCGGCTGCCTGTTCGTGGACCGTTTCATGGGCACAGCCATGCACTACCCCGTGAACTACGGCTATGTGCCCAAGACCCTGGCTGGCGACGGCGACCCCGTGGACGTGCTGGTGATGACTCCCTTCCCCCTGCCCAGCGGTGTGGTCGTGCCCTGCCGTGCCATCGGCATCCTGGAGATGGAAGACGAGTCCGGCATCGACGGCAAGGTTCTGGCTGTGCCCACACAGAAGCTGCTGCCTTCCTACGACAAGATCAACCACCTCAGCGACATCCATGAGCTGACCCTGCAGCAGATCGCTCATTTCTTCGAGCACTACAAGGATCTGGAAAAGGGCAAGTGGGTCAAGGTTCTGGGCTGGAAGGGCGTGGACGTGGCACACAAGGAAATCGTGGACGGTATCGCCAACTACAAGGGCTGATCCAAACTAGTAAAGGGTCTCTAACCTTTACTTGCAGAGAAGCTTCGCAATCTGTATATATACAATTTGAAACGCACCTGGCGGATCTCGCTTGGTGCGTTTTTTTATGGCCTGCATCGATAGATACGAGGGGGAGCGCATGAGTTGGAAGATTTCGGACTGGCGCGTGGGGACCAAGTTGGGCGTCAGCTTTACGGCGCTGGTGTTTTTCTCCGCATTGCTCGGCCTGGTGGCCTGGTTGCAGCTATCGAGCATTCATGCAGCGGGCCGTGAGGTTTCCGAAGTGGCGCTGCCCAGCGTCTACAACGCAGCCTCCATGCGCTCCGAGTACAACCGGCTGCGACGCCATGAGGCGGGCATCGCCACCGCTCGCACGCTGGTCGAGATCGAAGGCTACGAGCAGCAGATCCAGCAGCGCCTGAAAACCATCGCCGAGCAGGAAAAAGTGGTCAACGACCTGATTGCCAGCCAGCCGCTGCGCGAGGCCTACGAGGGCTATCAGGCCAACAAGGCGAATTTCCTGAAGCTGCACGAGCAACTGCTGGCGCGTGCTCGCGACGGCGACTACAACACCGTGGACAGCCAGGCCGGCATGGCCGACGAGCTGGGGCTGTTTTTTGCCGGGTTGTCCGAGCAGGCCTTCAGCCAGCTGGCGGAAAGCACGGGCAAGCTGATGACGCTGCAGCTCGAGAATGCGGCCCAGGCCCAGAAGGCAGAAAAGTCCAGTTTCGAGCTGGCCCGCTACTGGCTGCTCGGTACGCTGGCGCTGGTGGTGCTGTTTGCCGCCGTGGTCGGCATTGCGATGACACGTGCCATCACGGCTCCCGTGGCCACGGCAGTTGAGTTGGCGCAGGCCGTGGCTGCCGGCAGGCTGGGCATGGTGGTGAAGAACCAGCGCCGCGATGAAATGGGCTTGCTGCTCAATGCGCTGGAAGACATGCGTCGGCAACTGTCCTCCGTGGTTCAGGATGTGCGCGGCAATGCCCATGGCGTGGCCCTGGCGTCCAGTGAAATCGCCCAGGGCAATGCGGACCTTTCGGCACGCACCGAAAGCCAGGCCAGTGCCCTGGAGCAAACGGCGGCCTCCATGGAGCAGCTGGGTTCGACCGTGCGCCAGAACGCCGACAACGCCCAGACAGCCAATCAAATGGCAAAGAATGCCTCCGATGTCGCGGGTCGCGGCGGGGATGTGGTTGCCCAGGTGGTGGACACCATGAAGGGCATCAACGACAGCAGTCGCCAGATCGCCGACATCATCGGGGTCATCGACTCGATTGCCTTCCAGACCAATATCCTGGCCCTGAATGCGGCCGTGGAAGCGGCACGTGCCGGCGAGCAAGGCCGTGGCTTTGCCGTGGTGGCGGGCGAGGTGCGCACGCTGGCCCAGCGCAGCGCCGAGGCGGCTAAGGAAATCAAGCAGCTCATCCATGCCAGCGTGGAGCGCGTGGAGCAAGGTTCGCAACTGGTGGACAAGGCTGGCGCCACCATGGCCGAGATCGTGACGGCCATCGGCCGCGTGACGGACATCATGGGCGAGATCAGCGCAGCCAGCCGTGAGCAGAGCCAGGGCGTTGCTCAGGTGGGCGAAGCCGTCACCCAGATGGATCAGGCCACGCAGCAGAATGCGGCCCTGGTGGAGCAGAGCGCGGCAGCCGCCGACTCTTTGCAGCGCCAGGCCAAGGCACTGGTCGATTCGGTGGCGATTTTTCAGTTGGGCAATCAGGCCCAGAGCTTTGCCACTGCGGCGCTGAACAATCGGGTCGAGCCGGCTGCAAAGGCCGGCATGAGCGCTGGCTCGAGGGCTGCAGCGTTAGTCGATCAAGGCCAGCGCAAGCCTGTGCCAGCGTCGGTCAAAACGGCTCAGCCCGCTTTGACCAATGATCAGGATTGGGAACAGTTCTGAGGCATTGCCGGTTTCAACGACTTCCGACTCAAAACCCCGATAGCGAATGCTGTCGGGGTTTTTTACAAGCTTTCTTGAAACTGTCTTGATATTGATCAAGAAGAGGGGTGGCTTGATGCTTTTTCAGGGCTATGTAGGTTGCTATGGCATCGAGAATCTCGGCTGTCAATGGTCGGTAACTTTCAGTAACTCGAGTGCAACGTAAGTGACTGCCTACATGACTGTAAGCTCTTGAAGATAGGCAAGGAATATGAAACTGGAAACAATTGATAACATATGAGCTGCTATCAAGGACCATTCCATCTCTGGTATGCCATTCAGAGAGATATTTTCCGATCGAACAGAAAAATTGAATTCTTGTGCTTCGTGGGTATGGATTCAAAAGAAGTATTTATAAAAACTAATTGGTAATAGAGGGAGGTGCAATCAATGAAAAGCATCAAAATCTCCACGCGGATTCTCGGCACGTTCGGGGTTCTGGTCTTGCTGCTGGTCGTGGTGGTCGCCATGGCATTGCTGCAGCTGCGCTCCATGCGCTCCAGTGCTGAAGCCATCACCGGCAATGCCCTGCCCAGTGTGGAAGTGATCAATACACTCAATACTGATCTGGCGCGCACCCGCCTGCTCGAGTTGCGGCATGTCAACAATGACGAGCCTGGCTATATGGCTCAGGTGGAAGCTCAATTCGAGCAATTGCAGAAACACCTGGCGGAGGCAAAAAAGCTCTATGAACCTTTGATTGTCACTGCCGAGGAGCGCGAGCTGTACACGCAGTTCCTGCGCGAACGGGAGCGTTACGTCGAATTGAACAAGCAACTGTTCGAAA
Protein-coding sequences here:
- a CDS encoding molybdopterin molybdotransferase MoeA — translated: MTATFQPAASTSAQTLTTDQVLQQLQALLQPLGAVAEVETVALPDALDRVLAADVICPVNVPPHDNSAMDGYAFAGSELEQAWSGQPLMLRVVGTALAGRPWQGRLGAGECVKIMTGAVMPVGADTVVAHEQASSDEKCIQFDGSALRAGANRRLRGEDLEQGSVALQAGQRLTPAALGLLASLGLGQVSVRRRLSVAYFSTGDELLTPGAEPRDGAIYDSNRFSLQALLRRLGAHVLDLGAVPDEPAALEDRLREAATLADVVLTSGGISAGEADHTRAMLQRLGTVQFWRVAMRPGRPLAVGLLAPAGGISLTRSAGIPIKTSASSPQNQSNPPPTQRPAVLLGLPGNPVAAMVSFLMFVRPALAMLAGERSTHMPLLQAISSERLRKRPGRTEYLRGVLELDEKGQAAVRTTGPQGSGVLSSMVAADCIIVLDDARGDVLPGESVNVLLLQGLI
- the mobA gene encoding molybdenum cofactor guanylyltransferase MobA — translated: MADSRIAPEQITGCVLAGGRGVRMGGVDKGLQSFQGLPLALHALQRLAPQVGPLLINANRNTAAYAELGQPLAAEVCADSLPDYPGPLAGFMAGLAHCRTPWLLCVPCDTPLLPLDLAARMLASRGDADIVIAHGWDTEHAQPGQPPQLRVQPVFCLLRAGLASSLERFITGGGRKIDAWTGQHRSAQAVFDRPGDEQAFSNANTLAQLLDLEQTAPERQS
- the moaA gene encoding GTP 3',8-cyclase MoaA; the protein is MAERVIPLVDERAATRNAIVPSPLQAPTGLLQDQWGRPLRDLRISVTDRCNFRCNYCMPKEVFDKNYQYLPHSSLLSFEEITRLARLFVAHGVRKLRLTGGEPLLRKNIEALIAQLAELRTPDGQPLDLTLTTNASLLARKARALKDAGLNRVTVSLDGLDDAVFRHMNDVDFPVTDVLAGIEAAQTAGLSHIKVNMVVKRGTNDDQILPMARYFRGTGITLRFIEYMDVGATNGWRMDEVLPSDEVIARLRAELPLIPLAPSAPGETAVRWGYADASGRHDPQLGEVGVISSVTHAFCGDCNRARLSTEGQLYLCLFASQGWDLRSLLRTGASDAEIAAAIAPIWQQRDDRYSQMRSEMPPDVAPVRQGRRIEMSYIGG
- a CDS encoding DUF2889 domain-containing protein encodes the protein MPLSPSASRKPAPINMRDVKYRGYARDDGMWDVEAELIDQKTYDIELHGRRKVPAGKPIHHMWIRLTIDADMVVHGIEAAMDDHPLGHCPQATKSMQKMVGCCIARGWRRAIADNLGGVVGCTHLRELLFNMATPAFHTVLNQFGPNGSGLPPRHLGQCLGWDFNGPGVAEFYPEFKGWKPLAQQPVETTIKD
- a CDS encoding Crp/Fnr family transcriptional regulator — encoded protein: MPPTQALNPSPRPVLASVPTARNRGSFEHVNSNDLWAIVQAGRWFRSLPPELTVQMQQLAQPRLLAAGEWLFRRGDAPCGLYAVARGSLSISGTAALQENTRTALLTLIEPPSWLGEIALFDGEPRTHDACANTACALLHIPIPPLREWLDANPHCWRHMALLLTHKLRASLIALEEQTVLPAPQRVMCRLVQMAMGHEQWADRMRTHRELAVSQEQIARMLGLSRQTTNQILQELQQAGWLQLRRGKLEVLDLAALKAAALTGEIPTSS
- a CDS encoding DUF962 domain-containing protein, with the translated sequence MKTLIDQLSNYADYHRDPRNIVTHYIGVPMIMQAVVILLARLQWGALGGMPISLALLAAVAAAVYYWRLDGRYGLFMSVLLAAMLALATPVAAQPMGSWLAWGLGLFVLGWVIQFVGHYWEGRKPAFLDDVMGLLIGPLFVAAELGFALGLRKEVQAAVEQRSGPVRRRHPVSA
- the ppa gene encoding inorganic diphosphatase, with amino-acid sequence MSLNNVTPGSKTPEVFNVVIEISANSAPVKYEVDKETGCLFVDRFMGTAMHYPVNYGYVPKTLAGDGDPVDVLVMTPFPLPSGVVVPCRAIGILEMEDESGIDGKVLAVPTQKLLPSYDKINHLSDIHELTLQQIAHFFEHYKDLEKGKWVKVLGWKGVDVAHKEIVDGIANYKG
- a CDS encoding methyl-accepting chemotaxis protein, translated to MSWKISDWRVGTKLGVSFTALVFFSALLGLVAWLQLSSIHAAGREVSEVALPSVYNAASMRSEYNRLRRHEAGIATARTLVEIEGYEQQIQQRLKTIAEQEKVVNDLIASQPLREAYEGYQANKANFLKLHEQLLARARDGDYNTVDSQAGMADELGLFFAGLSEQAFSQLAESTGKLMTLQLENAAQAQKAEKSSFELARYWLLGTLALVVLFAAVVGIAMTRAITAPVATAVELAQAVAAGRLGMVVKNQRRDEMGLLLNALEDMRRQLSSVVQDVRGNAHGVALASSEIAQGNADLSARTESQASALEQTAASMEQLGSTVRQNADNAQTANQMAKNASDVAGRGGDVVAQVVDTMKGINDSSRQIADIIGVIDSIAFQTNILALNAAVEAARAGEQGRGFAVVAGEVRTLAQRSAEAAKEIKQLIHASVERVEQGSQLVDKAGATMAEIVTAIGRVTDIMGEISAASREQSQGVAQVGEAVTQMDQATQQNAALVEQSAAAADSLQRQAKALVDSVAIFQLGNQAQSFATAALNNRVEPAAKAGMSAGSRAAALVDQGQRKPVPASVKTAQPALTNDQDWEQF